Within Desulfolithobacter dissulfuricans, the genomic segment CTGGCCACGCCCATCGGCGCATTGCTGGACAAGGTGGACGGGGAGCAACTCGATCATATTTTCCAGGAGACGGCCCACCAGCTGCTGGCTGTGCTGCGCACCGAAGGGGTGCGGCGGACCTTCGCCTCCCTGCTCCACGATTCCATGGAGTCCATGCTCGATGAAGGTCGGCGGCCGCTGGGCGAGGTGGCCGGCCGGCTGCTTGGCCCGGAAACCACGGTTTCGCTGCAGCGGACCATAGTCCGTGAAAGCGTTACCCTGCTACGCTCCAGGCAGGTGAAATCCATTATCGATTCCATGCTGGGCACCATGATCGACCGGCTCACGGCCCGGCCCATAGGCGTGCTGCGCGACCTTCTGCCCGCCGGAGTCCGCAGGGGGATCACCGAGTATCTCGTGCAGCAGATCAACCGTCTGCTCCAGACCCAGGTACCGGGGCTGGTGGATTCACTCAATATCCGCCGTATCGTCACGGAAAAGGTGGATTCGCTCGATCTTCTGCGCCTGGAACGCCTCCTGCTTTCCATCATGGAGGAGCAGTTCAAGTACATCAACCTCTTCGGAGCCCTGCTCGGTTTCCTGATCGGCATGGCCAACCTGCTGATCCTCAGGCTGGGATAGAACACGCCTCCCGTGGCGCGTTTCCTCAGGCCGTGGTTCGGCTTTTCAGGGCCGTGCGGATCACCTTGCCCAGCTGCATCATGGTATAGGGCTTGCGGATAAAGGCGGACGCGCCCAGGGCCAGGGCCTTTTTCACCTCTTCACTTTCCGAGAAACCACTGGCTATGACCGCCTTGAGGTCCGGTTTGCGGCTGAGCATCTGTTCGTAGCACTGGCGGCCGTTCATTCCCGGATCCATGATCATATCCAGCAGTACCAGGTCGACATCCTGTTCTTCGATCACAGTCAGCGCCTCTTCGCCGGAACTGGCGGTCAGCACCCTGTAGCCAAGGGATTCCAGCAGTTGGCCGGCGATGTCACGCTGCTGCGCCTCATCATCGACCACCAGGATCTGGTTTCCGTTTCCCCGCAGGCTGTCGTCGGCCGATTCCTCCTTGCGCGGTCCGGCCTTGGCCCTGGTGGCGGGAAAGTAGAGGGTGAAGGTGGTCCCGTTTTCATTGCTCTCCACCGTGATGTCGCCGCCATGGTCCTGGACCGTGTTCCAGACAATGGTCAGCCCCAGGCCGGTGCCGCTTTTTCCCATCACCTTCTTGCTGTAGAACGGCTCAAAGATGTGTTTCTGGTCTTCGGGGAAATGCCCGGACCGTCATCGGCCACCGAGAGCAGGACATATTCACCCCGCTTCATGTACTGATTTTCCGCCACTGGCCGTTCGATGTAGCAATTGGCAGTGCTCACCGTGACGGTGCCCCGGCCATTGACTGCCTCCACCGCGTTGACCAGCAGGTTCAGGAGCGATTTGCGGATATGAATGGGCGAACAGGAAATGTTGAGCAGGTCCGGGTCCAGCACGGTTTGGCAGGTCAGGTCGTCCAGGTCCTCGACGATCTGTTTGAATTCCGGCGAGTCCAGCTGTTCCTGGATCAGGTAATTTATGTTGACAGTTTCCCTGGACGCCGCCGCTCCACGGGTCACGGTGAGCATGTCCGCCACCACTTCGGCGGCCCGCAGGCCGGAGTCACGAATCAAGGCCAGCGGAGCGCGCAGCTCACTGTCCTTGGGCAGTTTGAGAAGTAGCAGTTCCGGGTAGCTGACAATGCCGGAGAGGATGTTGTTCAGGTCATGGGCCACCCCGCCGGCCATCAGGCCGACGGCCTCCATTTTCATGGAGCGGTGCAGTTTTTCCTCCATCTCCAGCTGACGGCTGACATCCATGAAAAAGGCGAAATGATAGGCCTCGTTTTCGTATTCAAAATAGTTGAGGTAGAGTTCGGCCGGAAAGGTGGACCCGTCCTTGCGCAGGCAGGTGGTGGTCAGGGTGTAGAAGGCGCTTTCCTTCATCCCCTGCAGTTCCTGTTCCCAGCGCTCCTGGGAAATCTCGGCATCGATATCCGCCACCGACAACCCGGAGAGTTCGTCGGGGCTGTAGCCCAGCATGGTCGCGGCCGCCCGGTTGGCATGGATGATGGATGTCTCTTCGAGTACTGGTGAGTTTTTGATCCAGACAATGGGAAAGACGCAGGTCTCCACGGCGTGCTGGGTGAAGAGGAGCTGCTGTTCGGCCTGGCGCAGTTTTTCCGCCTGGTTGCGGATTTCCCGGTTCTGCTGTTCCAGTTTGCGGTTGTATTTGCCCAGATCATAGGTCCGGTAGAGCAGGACCAGAACCGCGGCCAGGACCAGGGGGGTAAAGCGCCACAGCTGCCTGTAGTCCCTGCCCTGTTCGAATCGGACGGCGATCCAGTCGTTGAGGATCTTCTGGTGGGTCGCCGGGTCGATGGAGGCAATGGCCTTGTCGAAGATGTTGACCAGCAGGGGTTCGTCGTTGCGGGCAGCGATACCAAGCTGCCACCGCTCGTCGAATTTGCCCGACACCTTGAGCTCACCGACAAAATCCTTCTGGATGGTGTAGCCCACCGTGGCCAGGGTGCCGATGAAACCGAAAATCTTGCCTTCCACCACCCGTTTGAGACCATCCGAGACCGAATCCACGTCGATGATCTGCATCTTCGGGTACCGCTTGCGCAGCAGTTCGTTGAAGGCATAGCCCCGGACAATGCCAATTTTTTTATCGGTGATGGTGGAGATGTCGTCAATAAAGGGGGTGTCGTACTTGGCGGCCATGACCAGCGGGATATTGAGATAGGGCCGGGTGAAATTCATGTAGGTCTCCCGCTCCGGCGTGGGCATGGCCAGGGAGAAGATGTCGCATTTGCGCTCCTTGGCATAGGCGATGGACTCCATCCAGTCCACGGTGGGGATCATGACGATGGGGATGTCGAGGATCCTGGAGAAGATATCCATGTACTCGGCCGTCATGCCGATATGCTGGCCATTTTCGATTTTCTCAAGCGGCATCCAGTCAGGATCGATACACATGGTGATCCGCTTCTTGGCAGCCAGGTATTGTTGTTCTTCCGGGGTCAGGGAGAAAAGCACCGGATCTGGAGAATCCGTGGAGTAGGTTCCGTGGTATGACCGGGTGTCATCGGTCCCGGAATAACAGGGGCACTGAAAGATAAACAGCACCAGTATGAACAGCAGTAAACGGCAGAATGCCGGTCCGGATCGGTACACTCTTACCTCCTGGAACGACTGAAGCAGATATCAGGACAAATGTCCAGAGGTCAGGTGTTGCAGGGCTGACAGCAGTACTGTTCCAGTTGAAATTCGAATTTTGATTGGTATTAAACGATTTTCTGCCACTATTGTGCCATCTCCTGATCTACAATGCAAATCACTTTTTAAAAAAAATTCTCAACAAGATGCTGCATTACATCTTCAATTAAGGATTCTGGTCAGGCGGAGACAGGGAAGTGGCGGATTGGGGAACGGTGTGGGACGATTACCAGGGAAAATAAAAAAAACCGGGGACCGCAGAACCGGTCCCCGGTAATCGGGATGTTTTTTTGAGAGGAGTGATTACTGGAGTGTAACCGGATGCAGCTCCACGCGCCGGTTTTTGGCCCGGCCTTCGGCGGTGGCGTTGTCGGCAATAGGGTTTTCAGGGCCGTAGCCCTTGGCCAGCAGCCTGTTCTCGGCAACTCCGCTCTCGATCAGGTATTTCCGCACGGCCTGGGCCCGGGCCATGGATACCTTGAGATTGCGCTCGGGATCACCCACTGAATCGGTATATCCGGCCACTTCGAACACGGTGTCGGGCTCATCGCGCAGGATGGCGGCAACCTGG encodes:
- a CDS encoding response regulator, whose translation is MGKSGTGLGLTIVWNTVQDHGGDITVESNENGTTFTLYFPATRAKAGPRKEESADDSLRGNGNQILVVDDEAQQRDIAGQLLESLGYRVLTASSGEEALTVIEEQDVDLVLLDMIMDPGMNGRQCYEQMLSRKPDLKAVIASGFSESEEVKKALALGASAFIRKPYTMMQLGKVIRTALKSRTTA
- a CDS encoding transporter substrate-binding domain-containing protein; its protein translation is MYRSGPAFCRLLLFILVLFIFQCPCYSGTDDTRSYHGTYSTDSPDPVLFSLTPEEQQYLAAKKRITMCIDPDWMPLEKIENGQHIGMTAEYMDIFSRILDIPIVMIPTVDWMESIAYAKERKCDIFSLAMPTPERETYMNFTRPYLNIPLVMAAKYDTPFIDDISTITDKKIGIVRGYAFNELLRKRYPKMQIIDVDSVSDGLKRVVEGKIFGFIGTLATVGYTIQKDFVGELKVSGKFDERWQLGIAARNDEPLLVNIFDKAIASIDPATHQKILNDWIAVRFEQGRDYRQLWRFTPLVLAAVLVLLYRTYDLGKYNRKLEQQNREIRNQAEKLRQAEQQLLFTQHAVETCVFPIVWIKNSPVLEETSIIHANRAAATMLGYSPDELSGLSVADIDAEISQERWEQELQGMKESAFYTLTTTCLRKDGSTFPAELYLNYFEYENEAYHFAFFMDVSRQLEMEEKLHRSMKMEAVGLMAGGVAHDLNNILSGIVSYPELLLLKLPKDSELRAPLALIRDSGLRAAEVVADMLTVTRGAAASRETVNINYLIQEQLDSPEFKQIVEDLDDLTCQTVLDPDLLNISCSPIHIRKSLLNLLVNAVEAVNGRGTVTVSTANCYIERPVAENQYMKRGEYVLLSVADDGPGISPKTRNTSLSRSTARR